Proteins from one Rickettsiales bacterium genomic window:
- a CDS encoding PIF1 family DEAD/DEAH box helicase yields MILDIPEEKQIILNEIRAKHNVCITGAAGTGKSFLLKLIKDHFPHIHITASTGVAAVNVGGVTIHSWAGIGKGALPPAEIVKFIYSGPGTKIRRQIRKSKLLAIDEISMISASVLNLLDQVFQEVRQNDLPFGGIQMVLIGDFFQLPPVSQDGNVDFCFLSDAWQNGDFKMFELTEVFRQSDLQFIQLLNNIRHAALNEEDILLLQHRQAVDLADDIAPTMLATHNYQADKINIEELNKITGEEEVTFKMSEEGKEKAIEFLKKNCLAQAELTLKRGAQVMMLKNTLQKQGVINGSIGIITGFTKNKFPIVKFHNGEVCIITPEEWNTEVFNETTQKTEITGSIKQIPLALAWAITIHKSQGMTLDSVLCDLSKVFAEGQAYVALSRVKSLDGLYIRGFKPSLLRVNSQVREFYNAS; encoded by the coding sequence ATGATTCTAGATATTCCTGAAGAAAAGCAAATCATTCTAAATGAAATTAGAGCCAAACATAACGTCTGTATTACAGGAGCTGCTGGCACAGGAAAATCTTTTCTTCTAAAGCTAATTAAGGATCATTTTCCCCATATTCATATCACAGCCAGCACTGGAGTTGCCGCAGTTAATGTTGGTGGAGTTACTATTCATTCATGGGCAGGAATTGGCAAAGGAGCCCTTCCCCCAGCAGAAATTGTTAAGTTTATCTATTCAGGCCCAGGCACAAAAATAAGACGCCAGATTAGAAAATCTAAATTACTAGCTATTGATGAAATATCTATGATATCTGCCTCGGTATTAAATTTGCTCGATCAAGTATTTCAAGAAGTAAGACAAAATGATTTGCCTTTTGGTGGAATACAAATGGTATTAATTGGAGATTTTTTTCAATTGCCTCCAGTTAGCCAAGATGGAAATGTGGACTTCTGTTTTCTGTCAGATGCTTGGCAGAATGGAGATTTTAAAATGTTTGAGCTCACAGAGGTATTTCGCCAATCAGATCTTCAATTTATTCAATTGCTTAATAACATTCGACATGCGGCATTAAATGAAGAAGATATTTTATTGCTTCAACATCGTCAGGCAGTAGACTTGGCAGATGATATTGCTCCAACAATGCTTGCCACCCATAATTATCAAGCTGATAAAATTAATATTGAAGAGTTAAATAAAATCACAGGTGAAGAAGAAGTCACCTTTAAAATGAGCGAAGAGGGAAAAGAAAAAGCTATTGAATTCTTAAAGAAAAACTGTTTGGCCCAAGCAGAACTAACTTTAAAGCGCGGTGCACAAGTTATGATGCTTAAAAACACACTGCAAAAACAAGGTGTTATTAATGGATCAATTGGAATCATAACTGGATTCACTAAAAATAAATTTCCAATAGTAAAATTTCATAATGGTGAAGTTTGTATTATCACCCCTGAAGAATGGAATACTGAAGTATTTAATGAAACCACCCAAAAAACTGAAATAACCGGATCAATAAAGCAAATTCCTTTAGCTCTTGCTTGGGCAATAACCATCCATAAATCACAGGGAATGACCTTAGATTCAGTGCTATGCGATCTTTCAAAAGTTTTTGCAGAAGGACAAGCTTATGTGGCGCTCTCCAGAGTAAAATCTTTAGATGGACTATATATCAGGGGATTCAAACCATCCCTACTCAGAGTTAATTCTCAAGTTAGAGAATTTTATAATGCATCATAA
- a CDS encoding ATP-binding cassette domain-containing protein yields MSLPLFYFKDLSLSFGQTPLFSNISAQVSAKDRVCLIGKNGSGKSTLLKLMAGEIEPDQGELYYHPGIKISYLLQQPVIEQDLTIYQYVLQNISLKKGEELEQKSYLADIILEKLQLDGEKYLSKLSGGQLRRADLARTLVIEPDLLFLDEPTNHLDIGSIEWLEGYLNNFSGGLIVVSHDRAFLRNISNKTIWLDRGKLLYNKLGFNDFERWSEETFAQEERELIKLGKELDKENIWLQQGVTARRKRNQQRLQNLYELRAKLKSDKSRFGKIDNGIKLDSLALNNRSKLLVEMENVSFEFPERKIFKPFSLSILKGEVIGVMGCNGAGKSTLIKLITGDLKPSSGSIKLGHSLECSYLDQSRGEIDPEKTLWETLCPNGGDTIFLGGSKPKHVVAYLKDFLFDGKQAKSKVSTLSGGEQNRLLLARLLINPGNFLILDEPTNDLDMDTLDMLVEILSEYKGTLLIVSHDRDFLERLANRTLIIDNNQVHDHAGGYYDYVASTKNVVKEAKVIKDQPKKVNSSNKLSYKYERELELLPGKVEMLISEIKELEKDLSDPDLYSKDLDYFNDLTNKITSKREQIEEFEVRWLELEELKNKL; encoded by the coding sequence ATGTCTTTACCGCTTTTTTATTTTAAAGATTTATCTCTAAGTTTTGGTCAAACTCCATTATTTTCAAATATCTCTGCTCAAGTATCTGCTAAAGATAGAGTATGTTTAATTGGAAAAAATGGTAGCGGGAAATCTACTTTATTAAAATTAATGGCAGGAGAAATAGAGCCTGATCAAGGTGAGTTATATTATCATCCAGGAATTAAAATAAGCTATTTATTGCAACAGCCAGTGATTGAACAAGATCTAACTATTTATCAATATGTGCTGCAAAATATTTCTCTTAAGAAGGGTGAAGAATTAGAGCAGAAATCATATCTAGCAGATATTATTTTAGAAAAATTACAGCTTGATGGAGAAAAATATTTAAGCAAGCTTTCAGGTGGACAATTAAGAAGGGCAGATCTGGCCAGAACTTTGGTGATTGAGCCAGATTTATTATTTTTAGATGAACCAACCAATCATCTAGATATTGGTTCGATTGAGTGGCTAGAGGGATATTTGAATAATTTTTCTGGTGGTTTGATAGTTGTTAGTCATGATAGAGCATTTTTGCGCAATATTTCTAATAAAACCATTTGGCTTGATAGAGGAAAGCTGCTTTACAATAAACTAGGATTTAATGATTTTGAGCGTTGGAGTGAAGAGACTTTCGCTCAGGAGGAGAGAGAACTTATAAAGCTTGGTAAAGAATTAGATAAAGAAAATATATGGCTTCAACAGGGAGTGACGGCAAGGCGAAAACGCAATCAACAGCGGTTACAAAATTTATATGAGCTACGGGCAAAATTAAAAAGTGATAAATCTAGATTTGGTAAAATTGATAATGGTATAAAATTAGACTCTCTTGCTTTAAATAATAGATCTAAGTTATTAGTTGAGATGGAAAATGTGAGTTTTGAATTTCCTGAGAGAAAAATATTTAAGCCATTTTCTTTAAGTATATTGAAGGGTGAAGTGATAGGGGTAATGGGCTGTAATGGAGCTGGTAAAAGTACCTTGATTAAATTAATCACCGGAGATTTAAAGCCTAGCTCTGGAAGTATTAAATTAGGTCATAGTTTGGAATGTTCTTATTTAGATCAATCCCGCGGTGAAATTGATCCTGAGAAAACTTTATGGGAAACTTTATGTCCTAATGGTGGTGATACCATATTTTTAGGAGGAAGTAAACCTAAGCATGTGGTGGCTTATTTAAAGGATTTCTTGTTTGATGGCAAGCAAGCAAAGAGCAAAGTTTCAACTCTTTCTGGTGGAGAACAAAATAGATTATTATTAGCAAGATTGCTAATAAATCCAGGTAATTTCTTGATTTTAGATGAACCTACTAATGATTTGGATATGGACACACTTGATATGTTAGTGGAGATACTTAGTGAATATAAAGGAACGCTGCTTATAGTGAGCCATGATCGTGATTTTTTAGAGCGCTTGGCCAATAGAACCCTGATTATTGATAATAATCAAGTTCATGATCATGCTGGCGGATATTATGATTATGTTGCTAGCACTAAAAACGTAGTTAAAGAAGCTAAGGTTATTAAAGATCAGCCGAAGAAGGTAAATTCTAGCAATAAACTTTCATATAAATATGAAAGAGAGCTTGAATTGCTTCCGGGGAAAGTTGAAATGCTAATTAGTGAAATAAAAGAACTGGAGAAAGATCTTAGTGATCCAGATTTATACTCTAAAGATCTAGATTATTTTAATGATCTTACTAATAAAATTACTAGCAAAAGAGAGCAGATTGAAGAATTTGAGGTGAGGTGGTTAGAATTGGAAGAGTTGAAAAATAAATTATGA
- a CDS encoding M48 family metallopeptidase, producing the protein MTNVQIIKLGNEPNVLEVTARLSLKAKHICIRITPTNQVELILPKRASFSQAHKFLIGKELWIRNKLRKTKTPVPIADKPKSISIFGQEHELILNDNNISKPIEIRDNKVIISNVVANDKITSILTFHLKKIMKMEVEKYAFVKAQELDVKYSRISIKDTSSRWGSCSSSGALSFSWRLILAPKNVMEYVIVHELCHLIEMNHSHRFWHLVEKTYPNHHEARLWLKKNGKTLHQII; encoded by the coding sequence ATGACCAATGTTCAGATTATAAAGCTAGGCAATGAACCTAACGTTTTAGAAGTTACAGCAAGACTAAGTCTAAAAGCTAAACATATCTGCATACGAATAACCCCCACTAACCAGGTTGAGTTAATTCTTCCCAAACGAGCAAGTTTTTCTCAGGCCCATAAATTCCTAATCGGAAAAGAGCTTTGGATAAGAAATAAACTTAGAAAAACTAAAACTCCCGTTCCTATAGCTGATAAACCTAAATCCATCTCAATCTTTGGCCAAGAACATGAGTTGATTTTAAATGATAATAACATCTCTAAGCCCATCGAAATTAGAGATAATAAAGTGATAATTTCTAATGTTGTTGCAAATGATAAAATAACTTCAATTCTAACCTTTCATTTAAAGAAAATAATGAAAATGGAAGTGGAAAAATATGCTTTTGTAAAAGCACAAGAACTAGACGTTAAATACAGCAGAATATCTATTAAAGACACTAGCAGCCGTTGGGGAAGCTGCTCCTCAAGTGGAGCCTTATCATTTTCTTGGCGCTTGATATTAGCCCCAAAAAATGTGATGGAATATGTGATAGTTCATGAATTATGCCATTTAATTGAAATGAACCACAGCCATAGATTCTGGCATCTAGTTGAAAAAACTTACCCCAATCACCATGAAGCCAGGTTATGGCTAAAGAAGAATGGTAAAACTCTTCATCAAATAATTTAG
- a CDS encoding F0F1 ATP synthase subunit epsilon, whose protein sequence is MTRKEHEGNNTNSLNVEIITPTSSFEFKDAHMAVMPGAKGEFGVLPGHVPLISGLAPGIVTVFQGNHMKVVGRVNISSGFVEVTGKTVVILVEQAEDAGHHH, encoded by the coding sequence ATGACTAGAAAGGAACATGAGGGTAATAATACAAACTCGCTTAACGTGGAGATAATTACGCCTACATCTTCTTTTGAATTTAAAGATGCCCATATGGCAGTGATGCCAGGGGCTAAAGGAGAATTCGGTGTTTTACCAGGCCATGTTCCGTTAATTTCTGGTCTTGCTCCAGGTATTGTTACCGTTTTTCAGGGCAATCATATGAAAGTAGTGGGCCGCGTTAATATTTCATCTGGCTTTGTAGAAGTTACAGGGAAAACAGTAGTGATCCTAGTAGAACAGGCTGAAGATGCTGGGCATCATCATTAA
- the atpD gene encoding F0F1 ATP synthase subunit beta: protein MTKNFGKVTQVMSAVVDVRFEKEIPPILNALKCKVGKRELILEVAQHLGDLTVRAIAMDSTDGLSRGVEVEDMGAQISVPVGKEVLGRIMNVIGEPIDGLGAVKTKKKAPIHADAPDFVDQATASEILVTGIKVIDLLAPYAKGGKIGLFGGAGVGKTVLIMELINNVAKAHGGFSVFAGVGERTREGNDLYHEMLDSKVIDVDDLEKSKVALVYGQMNEPPGARARVALSGLTMAEHFRDSDNLDVLFFVDNVFRFTQAGSEISTLLGRIPSAVGYQPTLATDMGAMQERITSTNKGSITSVQAIYVPADDLTDPAPATSFSHLDATTVLNRQIAEIGIYPAVDPLDSTSQMLTEEIVGEEHYKVAREVQRILQSYKSLQDIIAILGMDELSEEDRVTVARARKIQRFLSQPFFVAEVFTGMSGKLVPLKDTIEGFKGLVEGKYDDLPESAFYMVGSIEEAVAKARKMAADAVEGI, encoded by the coding sequence ATGACAAAGAATTTTGGTAAAGTTACCCAGGTAATGTCAGCAGTTGTGGATGTTAGGTTTGAAAAAGAAATTCCGCCAATTTTAAATGCTTTGAAATGTAAAGTTGGAAAAAGAGAACTGATTTTAGAAGTCGCCCAACATCTTGGTGACTTAACAGTTCGTGCAATTGCAATGGATTCTACAGATGGACTTTCAAGAGGTGTGGAAGTTGAAGACATGGGAGCGCAAATTTCTGTTCCTGTTGGAAAAGAAGTTTTAGGCAGAATTATGAATGTGATAGGTGAACCTATCGATGGATTAGGGGCAGTGAAAACTAAGAAGAAAGCGCCTATTCACGCTGATGCACCTGATTTTGTTGATCAGGCTACAGCTTCAGAAATTTTAGTTACAGGAATTAAAGTTATTGATCTATTAGCGCCTTATGCTAAAGGTGGAAAAATTGGTTTATTCGGTGGTGCAGGTGTTGGTAAAACTGTTTTAATCATGGAGTTGATCAATAATGTGGCTAAAGCACATGGTGGTTTCTCAGTATTTGCAGGTGTTGGTGAACGTACTCGTGAGGGTAATGATCTTTATCATGAGATGTTAGATTCTAAAGTTATTGACGTGGATGATTTAGAGAAATCTAAAGTTGCTTTGGTTTATGGGCAAATGAATGAGCCACCAGGAGCTAGAGCTAGAGTTGCTTTGTCTGGATTAACTATGGCAGAACATTTTCGCGACAGTGATAATTTGGATGTGTTATTCTTTGTTGATAATGTGTTCCGTTTTACTCAAGCAGGATCGGAAATTTCAACCCTTTTAGGGCGTATTCCTTCAGCTGTGGGTTATCAACCAACATTGGCTACTGATATGGGGGCAATGCAAGAACGTATTACTTCCACCAATAAAGGTTCAATCACTTCAGTGCAAGCAATTTACGTGCCAGCAGATGATTTAACAGATCCAGCTCCAGCTACTTCATTTTCGCATTTGGATGCAACAACTGTATTAAATAGACAAATAGCTGAGATTGGAATTTATCCTGCTGTGGATCCATTAGACAGTACTTCACAAATGTTGACTGAAGAAATAGTTGGCGAAGAACATTATAAGGTTGCCCGTGAGGTTCAAAGAATCTTACAATCTTATAAATCGTTACAAGATATTATAGCAATTCTTGGGATGGATGAACTTTCTGAAGAAGATAGAGTTACTGTGGCTAGAGCCCGTAAAATTCAGCGTTTCTTGTCACAACCATTCTTTGTTGCTGAGGTGTTTACAGGAATGTCAGGTAAGTTAGTTCCGCTAAAAGACACTATTGAAGGTTTTAAGGGATTAGTTGAAGGTAAATATGATGATTTACCAGAATCTGCTTTCTATATGGTTGGTTCAATAGAGGAAGCTGTGGCTAAAGCAAGAAAAATGGCAGCTGATGCAGTAGAAGGGATTTAA
- a CDS encoding F0F1 ATP synthase subunit gamma, translated as MSNLKQLKLRISGVKSTQKITKAMKMVAASKLLKSQEQKDQAKPYADKMSNMVGNIAASVLASGDSIPLLTGNGKDQMHLLVLVSSDKGLCGGFNASIAKKTKAIIQKLNLEGKKYKILCLGKKAYDQIKSSYKEKVIEVIPSFSNKKLDYEQAVELSHKIAKLFEEDEFDICSFVYAEFQNAIKQNVMVRKLIPLVDEASNDNAPLEQLYEYEPKQHVILEQMLPLNLAVQIYYILLESIASEHGARMTAMDSATNNANDMIDKLTLLYNRSRQAAITKELIEIVSSAEVV; from the coding sequence ATGAGCAATTTAAAGCAATTAAAGCTTAGAATTTCAGGAGTAAAATCCACTCAGAAAATAACTAAAGCCATGAAAATGGTTGCTGCATCTAAATTGCTTAAATCTCAAGAACAGAAAGATCAAGCTAAGCCATATGCTGATAAAATGTCTAATATGGTGGGAAATATTGCGGCTTCGGTTCTTGCAAGTGGTGATTCAATACCGCTACTAACTGGAAATGGCAAAGATCAGATGCATTTATTGGTTTTAGTTAGTTCAGATAAAGGGCTTTGTGGAGGGTTTAATGCTTCAATCGCAAAGAAAACTAAAGCCATTATTCAAAAGCTTAACCTTGAAGGAAAAAAATATAAAATATTATGCTTAGGGAAAAAAGCATATGATCAAATAAAGTCTTCATATAAAGAAAAAGTAATTGAAGTTATACCTAGTTTTAGTAACAAGAAACTTGATTATGAACAGGCGGTTGAGCTGTCTCATAAAATAGCCAAATTATTTGAAGAAGATGAATTTGATATATGTAGTTTTGTTTATGCTGAATTTCAAAATGCAATTAAGCAAAATGTTATGGTTCGCAAGTTAATTCCTTTGGTTGATGAAGCTTCTAATGATAATGCGCCGCTTGAGCAATTATATGAGTATGAGCCTAAGCAGCATGTGATTTTAGAGCAGATGTTGCCTTTAAATCTGGCAGTGCAGATATATTATATTTTATTAGAATCTATTGCTAGTGAGCATGGAGCAAGAATGACGGCAATGGATTCAGCAACTAATAATGCTAATGATATGATTGATAAACTAACCTTGCTATATAACCGTTCTCGTCAAGCTGCAATTACTAAAGAATTGATAGAGATTGTATCTAGTGCTGAGGTGGTTTAG
- the atpA gene encoding F0F1 ATP synthase subunit alpha, translated as MDINTSEVSKIIKDQISQLGKTVEYSEVGEVIKVGDGVARVYGLDQVQAGEMVEFSNKTMGMAINLEADNVGVMIFGSDSKIKEGDTVKRTKKIMQVPTGRGLLGRVVDTLGNPIDGLGPLKGDITYKSLDIKAPGIIERKSVSEPVQTGIKSIDGLIPIGRGQRELIIGDRQTGKTAIAIDAIINQKQINKLDDESKKLYCVYVAIGQKKSTVAKVVKRLQEEGALEYTIVVCANASDPAPMQYLVPYAGCTMGEYFRDNGSHGLIVYDDLSKHAVAYRQVSLLLRRPPGREAYPGDVFYLHSRLLERAAKLSDDKGAGSLTALPIIETQGGDVSAYIPTNVISITDGQIFLETELFYKGIRPAINVGLSVSRVGSAAQVKAMKQVAGTVKLDLAQFRELQAFSQFGSDLDASTKKLIDRGQRITELLKQDQYSTLQMEEEVAVLYAGVNGYIDNLEVKQLKEFEQSLLRILRGKEKKILDSIRKEQKIIEDTEKKLKSVLDKLIGEMTNKAAV; from the coding sequence ATGGATATAAATACATCCGAAGTTTCAAAAATTATCAAAGATCAAATTTCTCAGTTAGGAAAAACTGTAGAATATAGTGAAGTTGGTGAAGTGATTAAAGTAGGTGACGGTGTTGCCAGAGTTTATGGGCTTGATCAAGTTCAAGCTGGAGAGATGGTGGAATTTAGTAATAAAACCATGGGGATGGCCATTAATTTGGAAGCTGATAATGTTGGGGTGATGATTTTTGGTAGTGATAGTAAAATTAAAGAAGGTGATACTGTAAAACGTACCAAAAAAATTATGCAAGTGCCAACAGGAAGGGGATTATTGGGGAGAGTAGTTGATACTTTGGGTAACCCTATAGATGGTCTTGGTCCTTTAAAAGGAGATATAACCTATAAAAGTTTAGATATTAAAGCGCCTGGAATTATTGAAAGAAAATCTGTAAGTGAACCAGTGCAAACTGGAATTAAATCCATAGATGGGTTGATTCCAATTGGTCGTGGACAAAGAGAATTAATTATTGGTGATCGTCAGACCGGTAAAACAGCTATTGCCATTGATGCTATTATTAACCAAAAACAGATCAATAAATTAGATGATGAAAGCAAGAAGCTATATTGTGTATATGTGGCAATTGGCCAAAAGAAATCTACCGTTGCCAAAGTTGTAAAAAGACTGCAAGAAGAAGGTGCCTTAGAATATACTATTGTTGTCTGTGCTAATGCTTCTGATCCTGCACCTATGCAATATTTAGTGCCATATGCTGGTTGCACAATGGGTGAATATTTCCGTGATAATGGCAGTCATGGGTTAATTGTTTATGATGATTTAAGTAAACATGCGGTGGCTTATCGTCAGGTTTCTCTGCTTTTAAGACGCCCACCTGGACGTGAAGCATATCCTGGTGATGTATTCTATCTTCATTCGAGGCTTCTTGAGAGGGCGGCGAAACTTTCAGATGACAAGGGGGCAGGTTCTTTAACAGCTCTGCCAATTATTGAGACTCAAGGTGGTGATGTATCTGCATATATTCCAACTAACGTAATTTCAATTACTGATGGGCAGATATTTTTAGAAACTGAATTATTTTATAAGGGTATTCGTCCTGCTATTAATGTTGGTTTATCAGTGAGTCGAGTTGGATCTGCAGCGCAAGTGAAGGCCATGAAGCAAGTTGCTGGAACGGTTAAATTAGATTTAGCTCAATTTAGAGAGCTGCAAGCTTTCTCTCAATTTGGTTCTGATCTTGATGCTTCCACTAAGAAATTAATTGATCGTGGGCAAAGAATTACAGAATTATTGAAACAAGATCAATATTCTACTTTGCAAATGGAAGAAGAAGTTGCTGTGCTTTATGCCGGTGTTAATGGATATATTGATAATTTAGAAGTTAAACAACTAAAAGAATTTGAACAATCTTTACTAAGAATCTTGAGAGGAAAAGAGAAGAAGATTCTTGATTCAATTAGAAAAGAACAAAAAATTATCGAAGATACGGAAAAGAAACTGAAATCTGTTTTAGATAAATTAATTGGTGAAATGACAAATAAGGCAGCGGTTTAA
- the atpH gene encoding ATP synthase F1 subunit delta, whose product MEKYFTNAVRLYSTAFFEIASEKGKISSLAKEFTKLKSCFVGDSSIIKNIAAPVYSKQEQQKLLSVVADKLGFSSEMINFIYVLLANKRLKLFPLIADHFEVLMHESLGTKIVEVTLNEEVSLAEQKTINKQLEDVFSSKLDLSFKTDEKILAGIIVKTDNKMFDASLRTKFTNLTDSVTKKMALL is encoded by the coding sequence GTGGAAAAATATTTTACAAATGCGGTGAGATTATACTCAACAGCGTTTTTTGAGATTGCTTCTGAGAAGGGAAAAATTTCAAGTTTAGCTAAAGAATTTACTAAGTTAAAATCATGTTTTGTTGGTGATTCTTCAATTATTAAAAATATTGCAGCTCCAGTATATTCTAAACAAGAGCAACAGAAGTTATTGTCTGTAGTTGCTGATAAACTGGGTTTTTCATCGGAAATGATCAATTTTATCTATGTATTGCTTGCAAATAAAAGATTGAAGCTATTTCCACTAATTGCTGATCATTTTGAAGTACTTATGCATGAATCATTGGGAACTAAAATTGTTGAGGTTACGCTCAATGAAGAAGTATCTTTAGCTGAGCAAAAAACAATAAATAAACAATTGGAAGATGTTTTTTCATCTAAGCTTGACTTATCCTTTAAAACAGATGAGAAAATTCTTGCTGGAATTATAGTTAAAACAGATAATAAGATGTTTGATGCATCTTTAAGAACAAAATTTACGAATCTTACTGACTCAGTAACTAAAAAAATGGCTTTATTATAG
- a CDS encoding NAD kinase, with product MKYKKIAIIADDTKIAQERLKQINSKYNFLKLTPKTTDIDLIIVLGGDGFMLHCLHNYFHLNVPVYGMNCGTVGFLLNHFEVDNLMKRLERAMETITHPLEMEARLVDGSSKTYCAINEVSLFRKSSQAAVIKISVNDEVRLAELISDGVLLASPAGSSAYNASVNGPILPIGSDILALTPISPFRPKKWGGALLPHTAIVTFTILESEFRPVNAVADFFEVSNVTSVVVKERRDLAIRLLFDENHSLEERILKEQFA from the coding sequence ATGAAGTATAAAAAAATAGCTATCATTGCTGATGACACCAAAATTGCTCAAGAGCGTTTGAAGCAAATCAATAGCAAATATAACTTTCTAAAATTAACTCCTAAAACAACTGATATTGATCTTATAATAGTATTAGGTGGAGATGGATTTATGCTCCATTGTTTGCATAATTATTTTCATTTAAATGTTCCCGTTTATGGAATGAATTGTGGAACTGTAGGCTTTTTATTAAATCATTTTGAAGTGGATAATTTAATGAAGAGGCTTGAGAGGGCCATGGAAACAATAACTCATCCTCTTGAGATGGAAGCTAGGCTTGTGGATGGATCTAGCAAGACTTACTGTGCAATTAATGAAGTTTCTTTATTCAGAAAATCTAGTCAAGCAGCTGTAATAAAAATTTCAGTGAATGATGAAGTTAGATTAGCAGAACTTATTAGCGATGGTGTGCTGCTTGCAAGCCCTGCTGGAAGCAGCGCTTATAATGCTTCGGTTAATGGGCCTATTTTGCCGATTGGTTCTGATATATTGGCTCTTACCCCGATTAGCCCCTTTAGACCAAAGAAATGGGGAGGTGCTTTATTACCACATACCGCCATAGTTACTTTTACGATATTAGAGTCTGAGTTTAGACCAGTTAATGCGGTGGCTGATTTCTTTGAAGTTAGCAATGTAACTTCTGTTGTTGTAAAAGAACGTCGAGATTTAGCTATTAGGCTATTATTTGATGAGAATCATAGCTTAGAAGAACGAATTTTAAAAGAACAATTTGCTTGA
- a CDS encoding cytochrome c1 produces MKRVLLLLSLIIVASGAVIAASDGMTPKRVKWSFDGMLGTFDRTSAQRGFQVYKEVCSACHSLKLVAFRNLTEIGFSEVQAKEIAKQYSIKDGPNDMGEMYERPGKLYDYFPLVYANEQEARATNNGAFPPDLSLIIRAREDGANYAYSLLTGFNQTPPSGMKLSEGMHYNPYFPGGQIAMAPPLMEGMVQYTDGTEASIDQMSKDIVNFLQWTADPKMERRKSMGIKVLLFLAVFTGLFYVAKKRVWAKV; encoded by the coding sequence ATGAAGCGTGTATTGTTGTTGTTAAGTTTAATTATAGTTGCCAGTGGAGCGGTTATAGCAGCTAGCGATGGAATGACTCCTAAGAGAGTGAAGTGGAGCTTTGACGGAATGCTTGGCACATTTGATCGTACTTCTGCACAAAGAGGCTTTCAGGTATATAAGGAAGTTTGTTCGGCTTGTCATTCTTTAAAGTTAGTGGCTTTTCGTAATCTAACAGAAATTGGATTTTCTGAAGTTCAAGCTAAAGAAATTGCCAAACAATATAGCATTAAAGATGGCCCTAATGATATGGGTGAGATGTATGAGCGTCCTGGAAAATTATATGATTATTTCCCTCTTGTTTACGCCAATGAGCAAGAAGCTAGAGCCACTAATAATGGTGCATTTCCTCCGGATTTATCTTTAATAATTCGTGCTCGTGAAGATGGAGCAAATTATGCCTATTCTTTATTGACAGGATTTAATCAAACTCCGCCAAGTGGCATGAAGTTATCAGAAGGAATGCATTATAATCCTTACTTCCCAGGAGGGCAGATTGCTATGGCTCCACCGCTTATGGAAGGCATGGTGCAATATACTGATGGTACAGAAGCTAGTATTGATCAAATGTCTAAAGACATAGTTAATTTTTTACAATGGACTGCTGATCCAAAAATGGAAAGACGCAAGTCTATGGGAATTAAAGTATTGCTATTTTTAGCAGTGTTCACAGGTTTGTTCTATGTTGCCAAAAAGAGAGTTTGGGCTAAAGTTTAA